GCTGAAAAGGCTGAAAGCAAAGATCCGAAACTTATGAGAACTGGGATTTTAACTGCGTTGGGAATTGCAATACACAATTTTCCAGAGGGATTTGTCACGTTCGCAGGCTCGTTACATTCAATAGAAACTGGCATTCTATTAGCGGTAGCCATAGCTATTCACAACATACCAGAGGGAATATCCGTGTCTATACCCATTTTTTATGTTACTGGAAATAGGAGAAAGGCTTTTTTGTACTCTTTTGCTTCGGGGATATTTGAGCCGATCGGCGCAGTAATAGGAGCAGCTTTCCTCTTACCCTTCATGACAGATTACCTACTTAGTTGTGTTCTAGCCTTCGTTGCTGGCATCATGGTTTACATAAGCTTTGACGAATTATTACCAGCTGCTCACAAATATGGTAAAGAGCACATGGTAGCCATAGGAATTATTTCTGGAATGGCTGTAATGATATTAAGTTTAATCGTGCTCAGGTAAAGCATTATGATAAAAATAAAGAATTTGTCCGTAGAAATACATGAAGAAAATATTCTAAAAAGAGTTAACCAATTTAACCACGTGGAAGCCTAGGTGCACACTGATATTTAGACCTACTTAAACCTAAACACGAAGATGTTGAATGTGAGTCGGTTCAACTTTTCTACGAGCCCTTCATAGTAGCAAAAGCAAACTACTTCCTCGATTATTACAAAAAGTTACAAAAAGAAAACCTATACAATTAAAATAGGAGAAGTGAGCGAAGTCATCGCTTTTGGCCAAACTCTAAAGCCCGAAACTATGAAGGAAAAAGGAATTTTAAAGCGACCTCACAAGGAGGTCGCGTTCGAGGTTCAAGAAAGAGTAATCCACAAAGCTGCCGTGCACATCGCTCTAAATAGAGCGGGACGTGAAATCGACCCTGCGAAATTGCCATCTGCTTCCACTAGGCCTGAACCTAAAAAAGCTCTGAAAGAATTGAACGACAAAATAAGAGAACCCAAGGTTTCACCCGACATCATACTAGACATCATTCGCAAGAAAACGGTAAAGAGGCCTCCAGACACTGGAAGGATTGCTAAAGAAGTATTTGAGGTAACAGAACATGCCTTAGTTTATACGCCCATATACGAAGCTCGATGTCGACGACTAAAACTGGGGAAATCAAGATCATTCCAATAAGTGGCATTACAGGCAAGATGTTGTCTTTGTAGAAGAGACTCCGCATCTATATGGAAATGTGAGTTTCCAATAATGATTTAAGCTTCGGAAAGTTTAGTTATAGGTTCTCGATGTTTTGAGTTATGAGCCGAGGTGCATTAGTTGAGTGAATCGGAAGTTAAAGAAAAAGAGAAGCCTGTCAAGCTCGAAGATGTGGCTGAGGAAACTGGCGAGCTCATCGGAAAAGGTCTCAAGAAAGCTTGGAGTGTTACAAAGAGTTTCGGAAAAGGGTTAGTTGATACTCTTGAGAAGACAGAGAAGCGAAAAGATTCTATGCCTTCAACTTGCCCACATTGTAGTGCTTCAGTTCCTCCACATTCTAATTTCTGCGCCAGTTGCGGAAAGAAACTTTAATTCTTTACAGTGCACTCCCCTATTTTCTGCGTTCGGATAGACTAGACAGAAAGGATGGTGGAGCTATGCTCTCGTTCAAGGACCGAATCAGGAATATACTTCGCAAGCGTTCCCTTTAGTCGTGTCATAGAATCGGTGTCTCTGACGTCATTGTCTGAAATGCAAGGCAACTTCCCTGCTTCAATATAGGAAATCAGTACTTTTGCAACTTTGATCAAAACTCTGGTCTGTTTGGCTGTTAAGCGGTTACCTCTCTGTATCCGAACTATATCTATGAAATCGTAGAGAGCGTTTATTGTCTGTCTATTACCGCGAAAAATTGGAGGACCGGGGGTTTCGAAAATTTGTGCTCTTGTATGCACATAGGTCTTCGGAATCTGCCTAGGTCTTTTCAACATTCTCTCTCACATCCGTGTTATCCATTGTATTCGACGATCACATCGGTGATGGCTACAGGCATTAGGATGTTGGCGTTCAGAATAGGTTCTTCGTTGATGTCTATGTCTATAGTTACGGCGGTTACTTGTGTGTCTTTGATTTCGAAGTGAGCTTTGACTTTCATCCACTGTGTGGTAATATTCAAGGGTGTTGATGTTCCATCGATGGTCGCATTGGCGTCAACGATGTGGAATCTTATCTCTGTGTAGTTCCCAACTGAGAGTTCTTGTACCGCCAGCACAATGGAGAAGTCAGTCAAACTCAGCAGGTCGAAGGGGTCTGTTTGCATTACTGAGACATTGTACCATGTCGTGTTTCCTCCACCTTTCCTATGCACTCTAACCGCATTTACGGTTAACCAAAGCTCTTCCAACTCCGCGGGAGCATCCTTGATCTTCACAACTAGCTGACCTGTCGCCTGTACGGTGGGCAGGTATCCAATCCATACAAAACTTGCTATGATCAGAACAGCTATCAAAACGCCGCCAAGACCTCCCAATACAAGTTTGCGATTGTTGTAAACCACTATTTCACCTCCGAATTTCCATTTGGAATTGAGAAATTATGCGTATCGCCTGATTTAATACAATGCTTTTGAACAGTTTAACAATATACTGTTCAACTTTTTGAACAGCTAAGGTCTTTGGTGCCATATTCGAAACGTTTCATACCACATGATTCCTGTGCCTAAAACTCCAAACACTAAAGCAAAGACGCTGTAGAAGTCGAACATTCTAACTTGGGTAATGTAAAAAATGAGCAACGTAGTAAATAGCATAGCGTACAGTAAGTATCTGGGAAGAATGAACATTCCAACTCTAATGAACTGTCTTAGAATCCCCACGTTGACCTTCTTCAACAAACGATATTCTCCTCTTATCTTTTCCACTAACTCCAGATCAACAAGCTTATCCAAATGGTACACGGCAAGTGCGGGACTTGAAAATCCAAGCTCTCTTTGGGTTTCTCTAGCTCCCACAGTATCGTTAGGAGACCGAAGTACGTGCCAGTAAACTCGAAGAGTGTTACCTTTCAACTGGCTGGCAACGTTCTCTTCATCAAATTCCAAGCCGCTAACCTCAATACAACTGATGCTTTAGTCAAGCTTCTGAACAAAAAAATCCTATGAGCTAGGAATATGAACTGAAAGTCCACACTTTTTTGGCTTGATCGTTTCCTAACTGGTGGAAATTATTGAAGAAATGTTAAATATTCATTCTAATGAAAAGCGAGATTTTAGGAGATTTCGATGGGTGAAACAATAGAAAGAGGACTTGAGAAAATTGGTGTAACAGTCTCGAAACCAGTCTTTACTTTGATAGCCGTCATCTTTGGCATACTTGTAATGGTTTTTCAAGACCTGTTACAATGGATCGTTGGATTATACTTCATAATATAGAGACTGTTGTTCTTCGCTGACTACTTTGAGCTAAGAAAGGGATAGGACAAAGATTTGAACCCTCCCCACAAGGGAGATATCATCCGCAAGCCTTATGTTTCTCATTTTAGGGCCCACATCACAAATTACTTTGTAATGTAAAGCTACTTATTGCGAGGGAAAGTTTTTAGGGATAAGAATGCTCATTCAAAAGTGTTAGGAGATTTATTCATGGCGGAAAAGGAAACAATTGAAAAAGTCAAGGCTAGGCAAGGAGTATTCGCAAAGATCCAAAACGTGATCACTGGGGGCTATGGAACGA
The sequence above is drawn from the Candidatus Bathyarchaeota archaeon genome and encodes:
- a CDS encoding DUF4382 domain-containing protein; amino-acid sequence: MVYNNRKLVLGGLGGVLIAVLIIASFVWIGYLPTVQATGQLVVKIKDAPAELEELWLTVNAVRVHRKGGGNTTWYNVSVMQTDPFDLLSLTDFSIVLAVQELSVGNYTEIRFHIVDANATIDGTSTPLNITTQWMKVKAHFEIKDTQVTAVTIDIDINEEPILNANILMPVAITDVIVEYNG
- a CDS encoding ZIP family metal transporter; the encoded protein is AEKAESKDPKLMRTGILTALGIAIHNFPEGFVTFAGSLHSIETGILLAVAIAIHNIPEGISVSIPIFYVTGNRRKAFLYSFASGIFEPIGAVIGAAFLLPFMTDYLLSCVLAFVAGIMVYISFDELLPAAHKYGKEHMVAIGIISGMAVMILSLIVLR
- a CDS encoding zinc ribbon domain-containing protein — translated: MSESEVKEKEKPVKLEDVAEETGELIGKGLKKAWSVTKSFGKGLVDTLEKTEKRKDSMPSTCPHCSASVPPHSNFCASCGKKL